The following are encoded together in the Corticium candelabrum chromosome 1, ooCorCand1.1, whole genome shotgun sequence genome:
- the LOC134188230 gene encoding sideroflexin-5-like isoform X1 — MAEYPPFQLGGSRFDQTSFAGRFRHFLDIIDPRTLFTSDKKLTECRSLLEEYRADSIGPNVTNRELWEAQKVVQAIIHPDTGEELFMPFRMSGFVPFGIPIVVGLLLPSQGLASIAFWQWINQSHNAGVNYANRNASKPTPTSKLVLGYVGATTTSVGIAVSLNALVRQSQRMAPTTRVIIQRFIPFPAVSLASTCNLVLMRYHEVFQGIEVMDGQGKAVGLSKAAARKALGETAFTRAVLPAPVLLLTPLIMTTLHRTRLLRRYPKLDLPFHAVAVGLSFYLALPLAISLFPQTGQIRRSQLEDNIREQCSDDVLYYNKGL, encoded by the exons ATGGCCGAGTACCCACCATTTCAGCTCGGCGGATCTCGTTTCGACCAG ACATCGTTTGCGGGACGGTTCAGGCACTTTCTGGATATCATCGACCCTAGAACGCTATTCACTAGCGAC AAAAAACTGACAGAATGCAGGAGTTTGCTTGAGGAATACAGGGCTGACAGCATCGGTCCAAATGTGACCAACAGAGAG CTGTGGGAGGCCCAGAAAGTCGTCCAG GCGATCATTCACCCAGACACCGGAGAGGAACTCTTTATGCCTTTTAGAATGTCTGGCTTTGTGCCATTTGGAATACCCATC GTTGTTGGACTCCTCCTGCCAAGTCAAGGCTTAGCTAGCATCGCATTCTGGCAG tggaTAAATCAAAGTCACAATGCTGGTGTTAATTATGCCAACAGGAATGCGAGCAAG CCGACACCAACATCAAAGCTAGTTCTTGGTTACGTTGGAGCCACCACGACATCAGTCGGAATTGCC GTATCACTAAATGCTTTAGTGAGACAATCGCAGCGCATGGCACCAACAACACGAGTCATCATTCAGCGATTTATACCCTTTCCTGCTGTCT CTTTGGCAAGCACGTGTAACCTGGTACTGATGAGGTATCACGAAGTCTTCCAAGGCATTGAAGTCATGGATGGTCAGGGAAAGGCAGTGGGATTGTCAAAGGCAGCCGCAAGAAAA GCTCTCGGAGAGACTGCTTTCACTCGAGCTGTCTTGCCTGCACCTGTACTGCTGCTCACTCCTTTGATCATGACAACATTACACAG AACTCGACTGCTTCGCCGATATCCAAAACTCGACTTGCCATTTCATGCCGTAGCAGTCGGTCTTTCCTTTTACCTTGCTCTGCCGTTGGCAATCAGTCTCTTTCCACAAACAGGCCAG ATCAGGAGATCACAACTGGAGGACAACATTCGAGAACAATGCAGTGATGACGTGCTCTATTACAATAAAGGTCTGTGA
- the LOC134188230 gene encoding sideroflexin-5-like isoform X2, protein MPFRMSGFVPFGIPIVVGLLLPSQGLASIAFWQWINQSHNAGVNYANRNASKPTPTSKLVLGYVGATTTSVGIAVSLNALVRQSQRMAPTTRVIIQRFIPFPAVSLASTCNLVLMRYHEVFQGIEVMDGQGKAVGLSKAAARKALGETAFTRAVLPAPVLLLTPLIMTTLHRTRLLRRYPKLDLPFHAVAVGLSFYLALPLAISLFPQTGQIRRSQLEDNIREQCSDDVLYYNKGL, encoded by the exons ATGCCTTTTAGAATGTCTGGCTTTGTGCCATTTGGAATACCCATC GTTGTTGGACTCCTCCTGCCAAGTCAAGGCTTAGCTAGCATCGCATTCTGGCAG tggaTAAATCAAAGTCACAATGCTGGTGTTAATTATGCCAACAGGAATGCGAGCAAG CCGACACCAACATCAAAGCTAGTTCTTGGTTACGTTGGAGCCACCACGACATCAGTCGGAATTGCC GTATCACTAAATGCTTTAGTGAGACAATCGCAGCGCATGGCACCAACAACACGAGTCATCATTCAGCGATTTATACCCTTTCCTGCTGTCT CTTTGGCAAGCACGTGTAACCTGGTACTGATGAGGTATCACGAAGTCTTCCAAGGCATTGAAGTCATGGATGGTCAGGGAAAGGCAGTGGGATTGTCAAAGGCAGCCGCAAGAAAA GCTCTCGGAGAGACTGCTTTCACTCGAGCTGTCTTGCCTGCACCTGTACTGCTGCTCACTCCTTTGATCATGACAACATTACACAG AACTCGACTGCTTCGCCGATATCCAAAACTCGACTTGCCATTTCATGCCGTAGCAGTCGGTCTTTCCTTTTACCTTGCTCTGCCGTTGGCAATCAGTCTCTTTCCACAAACAGGCCAG ATCAGGAGATCACAACTGGAGGACAACATTCGAGAACAATGCAGTGATGACGTGCTCTATTACAATAAAGGTCTGTGA